In a single window of the Zea mays cultivar B73 chromosome 5, Zm-B73-REFERENCE-NAM-5.0, whole genome shotgun sequence genome:
- the LOC100274444 gene encoding uncharacterized protein LOC100274444, translating into MDSTRSNQVAGRCNSTIASRAATVPPSLTMPRGELADAIVGGGGGGGADGDPRAALLRLSALGDRMAAVRGRICASISGEARPLSYADIQSVSSEISAAAQLVVLNAAELLASSVPFPAPPPPPPSAAPSPAPVREIPVVAASAQEQPLEAAKDDGGYEVVELDAAELLAEHVHFCEICGKGFRRDANLRMHMRAHGDRFKTLDALSRPGHGQPKPPVGSNVRFSCPFAGCNRNRTHRRFRPLKSAVCARNHFRRSHCPKLYACERCGGKKRFAVLADLRSHLRHCGEEAQWRCSCGTTFSRKDKLFGHLALFEGHTPAVTKPNKDVVTGPTESTIDAMEEGGFEEGIPDREEDEEGGYDPEFFKEWMDELRGGAGGSNWPGPAADGH; encoded by the coding sequence ATGGACTCCACCAGGAGCAACCAGGTCGCCGGCAGATGCAACAGCACCATCGCGTCAAGGGCTGCCACGGTCCCGCCGTCGCTGACCATGCCGCGCGGCGAACTCGCTGACGCCATCgtgggcggaggcggaggaggaggagcgGACGGGGACCCCCGGGCCGCCCTCCTCCGTCTGTCTGCTCTCGGGGACCGCATGGCCGCCGTCCGGGGCCGTATCTGCGCCTCTATCTCGGGCGAAGCCCGGCCTCTCTCCTACGCCGACATCCAATCTGTCTCCTCCGAGATCTCCGCCGCTGCCCAGCTCGTCGTCCTCAACGCCGCCGAGCTCCTCGCTTCCTCCGTCCCCTTTCCCGCCCCACCTCCACCTCCTCCTTCCGCCGCTCCCTCTCCCGCTCCCGTCCGAGAGATCCCAGTTGTGGCCGCTTCCGCCCAAGAGCAACCCCTGGAGGCCGCCAAGGACGACGGTGGCTACGAGGTCGTGGAGCTCGACGCCGCCGAGCTGCTAGCGGAGCACGTCCACTTCTGCGAGATCTGCGGCAAGGGCTTCCGCCGCGACGCCAACCTCAGGATGCACATGCGCGCCCACGGCGACCGCTTCAAGACCCTAGACGCGCTCTCCCGCCCTGGTCACGGCCAGCCGAAGCCGCCCGTTGGCAGCAACGTGCGCTTCTCCTGCCCCTTTGCGGGCTGCAACAGGAACCGCACACACCGCCGCTTCCGGCCGCTCAAGTCGGCGGTGTGCGCGCGGAACCACTTCCGGCGCAGCCACTGCCCCAAGCTCTACGCCTGCGAGCGATGTGGCGGCAAGAAGCGCTTCGCTGTCCTGGCGGACCTCCGCAGCCACCTCCGCCACTGCGGCGAGGAGGCACAGTGGCGCTGCTCCTGCGGCACCACCTTCTCCCGCAAGGACAAGCTCTTCGGTCATCTAGCGCTCTTTGAAGGCCACACGCCAGCAGTTACTAAGCCAAACAAGGATGTGGTGACAGGGCCTACAGAGTCCACCATTGATGCTATGGAGGAAGGGGGATTTGAAGAAGGCATTCCTGACCGGGAGGAGGATGAAGAGGGCGGTTATGATCCAGAGTTCTTCAAGGAGTGGATGGATGAGCTCAGAGGTGGTGCTGGTGGCTCCAATTGGCCTGGACCAGCAGCAGATGGACATTAG
- the LOC100274444 gene encoding uncharacterized protein isoform X1, producing the protein MSAKGNNLSTAAPKRVVSCKSNFDTTRCLVMDSTRSNQVAGRCNSTIASRAATVPPSLTMPRGELADAIVGGGGGGGADGDPRAALLRLSALGDRMAAVRGRICASISGEARPLSYADIQSVSSEISAAAQLVVLNAAELLASSVPFPAPPPPPPSAAPSPAPVREIPVVAASAQEQPLEAAKDDGGYEVVELDAAELLAEHVHFCEICGKGFRRDANLRMHMRAHGDRFKTLDALSRPGHGQPKPPVGSNVRFSCPFAGCNRNRTHRRFRPLKSAVCARNHFRRSHCPKLYACERCGGKKRFAVLADLRSHLRHCGEEAQWRCSCGTTFSRKDKLFGHLALFEGHTPAVTKPNKDVVTGPTESTIDAMEEGGFEEGIPDREEDEEGGYDPEFFKEWMDELRGGAGGSNWPGPAADGH; encoded by the coding sequence ATGAGCGCAAAAGGCAACAATCTTAGCACAGCAGCACCAAAGCGCGTCGTGTCGTGCAAATCCAACTTTGATACCACTCGCTGCCTGGTTATGGACTCCACCAGGAGCAACCAGGTCGCCGGCAGATGCAACAGCACCATCGCGTCAAGGGCTGCCACGGTCCCGCCGTCGCTGACCATGCCGCGCGGCGAACTCGCTGACGCCATCgtgggcggaggcggaggaggaggagcgGACGGGGACCCCCGGGCCGCCCTCCTCCGTCTGTCTGCTCTCGGGGACCGCATGGCCGCCGTCCGGGGCCGTATCTGCGCCTCTATCTCGGGCGAAGCCCGGCCTCTCTCCTACGCCGACATCCAATCTGTCTCCTCCGAGATCTCCGCCGCTGCCCAGCTCGTCGTCCTCAACGCCGCCGAGCTCCTCGCTTCCTCCGTCCCCTTTCCCGCCCCACCTCCACCTCCTCCTTCCGCCGCTCCCTCTCCCGCTCCCGTCCGAGAGATCCCAGTTGTGGCCGCTTCCGCCCAAGAGCAACCCCTGGAGGCCGCCAAGGACGACGGTGGCTACGAGGTCGTGGAGCTCGACGCCGCCGAGCTGCTAGCGGAGCACGTCCACTTCTGCGAGATCTGCGGCAAGGGCTTCCGCCGCGACGCCAACCTCAGGATGCACATGCGCGCCCACGGCGACCGCTTCAAGACCCTAGACGCGCTCTCCCGCCCTGGTCACGGCCAGCCGAAGCCGCCCGTTGGCAGCAACGTGCGCTTCTCCTGCCCCTTTGCGGGCTGCAACAGGAACCGCACACACCGCCGCTTCCGGCCGCTCAAGTCGGCGGTGTGCGCGCGGAACCACTTCCGGCGCAGCCACTGCCCCAAGCTCTACGCCTGCGAGCGATGTGGCGGCAAGAAGCGCTTCGCTGTCCTGGCGGACCTCCGCAGCCACCTCCGCCACTGCGGCGAGGAGGCACAGTGGCGCTGCTCCTGCGGCACCACCTTCTCCCGCAAGGACAAGCTCTTCGGTCATCTAGCGCTCTTTGAAGGCCACACGCCAGCAGTTACTAAGCCAAACAAGGATGTGGTGACAGGGCCTACAGAGTCCACCATTGATGCTATGGAGGAAGGGGGATTTGAAGAAGGCATTCCTGACCGGGAGGAGGATGAAGAGGGCGGTTATGATCCAGAGTTCTTCAAGGAGTGGATGGATGAGCTCAGAGGTGGTGCTGGTGGCTCCAATTGGCCTGGACCAGCAGCAGATGGACATTAG